A window of Chitinophaga sp. MM2321 contains these coding sequences:
- a CDS encoding VOC family protein, which yields MLHTTPFLLFDGNCAEAMTFYHECIGGDLTLTKLGDSSMKDMLPPEKHDRIINAHLKNGDIEISATDWMASPEFDPIPGNTFAIFVIGKTYNELKIVFDKLKDGDNNERLQELHELPFGMYGQFYDKFGIQWIFKGEKKE from the coding sequence TGGAAATTGTGCTGAGGCAATGACCTTTTATCACGAATGTATTGGCGGTGACTTGACACTTACTAAACTTGGTGATAGTTCAATGAAAGATATGTTACCCCCCGAAAAGCACGACAGGATTATCAATGCTCATCTAAAAAATGGTGATATAGAAATATCAGCCACCGATTGGATGGCTTCACCTGAATTTGACCCAATACCAGGCAATACGTTTGCTATATTTGTTATCGGAAAAACATATAACGAATTAAAAATAGTTTTTGACAAACTTAAGGACGGAGACAATAACGAAAGGCTACAGGAATTACATGAGCTACCATTTGGGATGTACGGACAGTTTTACGACAAATTTGGTATTCAGTGGATTTTTAAAGGAGAAAAGAAAGAATGA